A DNA window from Cutaneotrichosporon cavernicola HIS019 DNA, chromosome: 2 contains the following coding sequences:
- the AAT1 gene encoding uncharacterized protein (Aminotransferase class I and II), with amino-acid sequence MITTATRSALRLRIAPRLTRSTSVWASVKAGPPDAILGISEAFKADTDAKKINLGVGAYRDNNGKPYVLPSVQKAEEILFKEKADKEYLPITGLASFDKLAVELAYGENSAPIKEGRLAVSQSISGTGALRVGMEFLADHYGASKTIYVPNPTWGNHTAIAKKAGLKCEKYRYFDPATVGLNFEAMVEDINAMPEGSIVLLHACAHNPTGVDPTQEQWKQLSDIVKAKKHFAFFDMAYQGFASGDTVRDAFAVRYFVEQGHQILLCQSFAKNLGLYGERIGTVSLVTASAEEKARVDSQLKLVIRPMYSNPPVHGARLVSTILANPELKAEWLSEVKVMADRIIDMREKLYNKLVELNTPGEWGHIKSQIGMFSFTGLKPEQVDALAQKAHIYLTRDGRISMAGLNDSNVEYFAESMSKVVKGEL; translated from the exons ATGATCACCACTGCCACCCGCTCCGCTCTCCGCCTGCGCATCGCGCCCCGCCTCACCCGCTCCACCTCGGTCTGGGCCTCCGTCAAGGCTGG ACCCCCCGACGCCATTCTTGGCATCTCCGAGGCGTTCAAGGCTGACACTGACGCCAAGAAGatcaacctcggcgtcggtgccTAC CGTGACAACAACGGCAAGCCTTACGTTCTCCCTTCGGTccagaaggccgaggagatccTCTTCAAGGAAAAGGCGGACAAGGAGTACCTTCCCATCACT GGTCTTGCCTCGTtcgacaagctcgccgtcgagctcgcgtacGGCGAGAACTCGGCGCCCATCAAGGAGGGCCGC CTCGCGGTCTCGCAGTCGATCTCGGGTACTGGCGCCCTCCGTGTTGGCATGGAGTTCCTTGCTGACCACTACGGCGCAAGCAAGACCATCTAcgtccccaaccccacctGGGGCAACCACACCGCTAtcgccaagaaggctgGCCTCAAGTGCGAAAAGTACCGCTACTTTGACCCTGCCACCGTCGGTCTTAACTTTGAGGCCATGGTTGAGGACATCAACGCCATGCCCGAGGGCTCGatcgtcctcctccacgctTGCGCCCACAACCCCACTGGTGTTGACCCCACCCAGGAGCAGTGGAAGCAGCTCTCGGACAttgtcaaggccaagaagcacTTTGCCTTCTTCGACATGGCCTACCAGGGCTTCGCCTCGGGCGACACTGTCCGTGATGCGTTCGCCGTCCGCTACTTTGTCGAGCAGGGCCACCAGATCCTCCTCTGCCAGTCTTTCGCCAAGAACCTTGGCCTCTACGGCGAGCGTATCGGCACTGTCTCGCTCGTGACCGCCTCCGCTGAGGAGAAGGCCCGCGTCGACTcgcagctcaagctcgtTATCCGCCCCATGTACTCGAACCCCCCTGTCCA CGGCGCTCGCCTCGTCTCGaccatcctcgccaaccccgagctcaaggccgagtGGCTCtccgaggtcaaggtcatGGCTGACCGCATCATCGACATGCGCGAGAAGCTCTACAAcaagcttgtcgagctcaaCACTCCCGGAGAGTGGGGCCACATCAAGTCGCAGATCGGCATGTTCTCGTTCACCGGCCTCAAGCCAGAGCAGgttgacgccctcgcccagaAGGCTCACATCTACCTCACCCGCGACGGTCGTATCTCCATGGCTGGCCTCAACGACTCGAATGTCGAGTACTTTGCTGAGAGCATGAGCAAGGtcgtcaagggcgagctctaa